One region of Anaeromyxobacter paludicola genomic DNA includes:
- a CDS encoding ABC transporter permease: MLRSLRALPTLLRVGLAEAVAYRAEFLVWLLSTNMPLVMLALWTAVAREAPVGRFGQRDFVAYYLATLFVRLMTGAWVIWELNMEIRQGTLAFRLLRPVHPLLAYACENVAAMPLRLAISTPVVALLVVTAGSHLTRDPLLLALFPLTVIGGWLITFLAMAVIGALAFWVESATSLFDLWLGLFGVFSGYLVPLELFPRWVGATARILPFRYMLGFPVELLVGLVDRRRALLELAVQWTWVAALLFLALGAWRAGARRFAAYGG; this comes from the coding sequence GTGCTCCGCAGCCTCCGCGCCCTCCCCACGCTGCTCCGCGTCGGCCTCGCCGAGGCGGTCGCCTACCGGGCCGAGTTCCTGGTCTGGCTCCTCAGCACCAACATGCCGCTCGTGATGCTGGCGCTCTGGACGGCGGTGGCGCGCGAGGCCCCGGTGGGCCGCTTCGGCCAGCGCGACTTCGTCGCCTACTACCTCGCCACCCTCTTCGTGCGGCTCATGACCGGCGCCTGGGTGATCTGGGAGCTCAACATGGAGATCCGGCAGGGCACGCTCGCCTTCCGGCTGCTCCGCCCGGTCCACCCGCTCCTCGCCTACGCCTGCGAGAACGTCGCGGCCATGCCGCTGCGGCTCGCCATCTCCACCCCGGTGGTGGCGCTGCTCGTCGTCACCGCGGGGAGCCACCTCACCCGGGACCCGCTCCTGCTCGCGCTCTTCCCGCTCACCGTGATCGGCGGCTGGCTCATCACCTTCCTCGCCATGGCGGTCATCGGGGCGCTCGCCTTCTGGGTGGAGTCGGCCACCTCGCTCTTCGACCTCTGGCTCGGCCTCTTCGGCGTCTTCTCCGGCTACCTCGTGCCGCTCGAGCTCTTCCCGCGCTGGGTGGGGGCGACGGCGCGGATCCTGCCGTTCCGGTACATGCTCGGCTTCCCGGTGGAGCTCCTGGTGGGGCTCGTGGACCGGCGCCGCGCGCTCCTCGAGCTCGCCGTCCAGTGGACCTGGGTGGCGGCGCTCCTCTTCCTCGCCCTCGGCGCCTGGCGCGCCGGCGCCCGCCGCTTCGCGGCCTACGGGGGCTAG
- a CDS encoding ABC transporter permease, with amino-acid sequence MLRYLRLLGVQFRASLAVAMQYRVEFVVEGLLGLFWAFWSLVPLLVLFQHRPSVAGWSFPEALVVIGWFALMKGVLEGAVNPSLQSVVEHIRKGTLDFVLLKPADAQFLVSTAKFEPWRVIDLAGALAIFGWAFHLLGRWPTPGHVAASLLLLACAAWILYSLWILVVSAAFFVVKVDNLSFLFSSIFDAARWPASVFRGAWRLVFTFVVPLALMTTYPAEALLGRLAPGRGLSALAGAAAFGWFARVVWTRSIRRYTSASS; translated from the coding sequence ATGCTGCGCTACCTCCGGCTCCTCGGCGTCCAGTTCCGGGCCTCGCTCGCGGTGGCGATGCAGTACCGCGTCGAGTTCGTGGTCGAGGGGCTCCTCGGGCTGTTCTGGGCCTTCTGGTCCCTCGTGCCGCTCCTGGTGCTCTTCCAGCACCGGCCCAGCGTGGCCGGCTGGAGCTTCCCCGAGGCCCTGGTGGTCATCGGCTGGTTCGCCCTGATGAAGGGCGTGCTCGAGGGGGCCGTGAACCCGTCCTTGCAGAGCGTGGTGGAGCACATCCGCAAGGGCACGCTCGACTTCGTGCTGCTCAAGCCGGCCGACGCCCAGTTCCTGGTCTCGACCGCGAAGTTCGAGCCCTGGCGCGTCATCGACCTCGCCGGCGCGCTCGCCATCTTCGGCTGGGCCTTCCACCTCCTGGGCCGCTGGCCCACCCCCGGCCACGTCGCCGCGTCGCTGCTCCTGCTCGCCTGCGCCGCCTGGATCCTCTACTCGCTCTGGATCCTGGTGGTCTCGGCCGCCTTCTTCGTGGTGAAGGTGGACAACCTCTCCTTCCTCTTCTCCTCGATCTTCGACGCCGCGCGCTGGCCGGCCTCGGTGTTCCGGGGCGCCTGGCGCCTCGTCTTCACCTTCGTGGTGCCGCTCGCGCTCATGACCACCTACCCGGCGGAGGCGCTGCTCGGCCGGCTGGCGCCGGGGCGGGGCCTCTCGGCGCTGGCCGGCGCCGCCGCCTTCGGGTGGTTCGCCCGGGTGGTCTGGACCCGCTCCATCCGGCGCTACACCAGCGCCTCCTCCTGA
- the rnz gene encoding ribonuclease Z: MLRVTFLGTSAAAPTAHRNLSAVSVRHEREHYLVDCGEGTQRQMIRCGTGFDVAAIFFTHFHADHYLGAIGFLRTLSMLGRQEPLDLYGPRPARKLLETMLFTGTDRFHFDVRIHEVGPGDAVERLDARFVPFATDHRTPSVGWALVEPARPGRFHPDRALALGVPEGPLFGRLQRGEPVEAGGRVVQPSEVLDPPRPGRTLAVTGDTRPTPATVEAARGADLLVHEATFGDGEQDRALETLHSTAREAGRVAREAGVKRLVLTHLSTRYDQDPSPLAAQAGEEFRNVSVAHDGLTLEVPLA, encoded by the coding sequence ATGCTCCGCGTCACCTTCCTAGGCACCTCTGCCGCCGCGCCCACCGCCCACCGGAACCTCTCGGCGGTCTCGGTGCGCCACGAGCGCGAGCACTACCTCGTGGACTGCGGGGAGGGGACGCAGCGGCAGATGATCCGCTGCGGGACCGGGTTCGACGTCGCCGCCATCTTCTTCACCCACTTCCACGCCGACCACTACCTCGGCGCCATCGGCTTCCTGCGCACGCTCTCGATGCTCGGCCGCCAGGAGCCGCTCGACCTCTACGGCCCGCGCCCGGCGCGCAAGCTCCTCGAGACCATGCTCTTCACCGGGACCGACCGGTTCCACTTCGACGTCCGCATCCACGAGGTGGGGCCGGGCGACGCGGTGGAGCGGCTCGACGCCCGCTTCGTCCCCTTCGCGACCGACCACCGGACGCCGTCCGTCGGCTGGGCGCTGGTCGAGCCGGCCCGGCCCGGCCGCTTCCACCCCGATCGCGCCCTTGCGCTCGGCGTGCCGGAGGGGCCGCTCTTCGGGCGGCTGCAGCGCGGCGAGCCGGTGGAGGCGGGCGGGCGGGTGGTCCAGCCGTCCGAGGTGCTCGACCCGCCGCGCCCCGGCCGGACGCTCGCGGTCACCGGGGACACGCGCCCCACGCCGGCCACGGTCGAGGCCGCCCGCGGCGCCGACCTCCTCGTGCACGAGGCCACCTTCGGCGACGGCGAGCAGGACCGCGCCCTCGAGACCCTCCACTCCACCGCCCGCGAGGCCGGGCGCGTCGCGCGGGAGGCGGGCGTGAAGCGGCTCGTCCTCACGCACCTCTCCACCCGCTACGACCAGGACCCGTCGCCGCTCGCCGCCCAGGCCGGCGAGGAGTTCCGGAACGTGTCGGTGGCGCACGACGGCCTCACCCTCGAAGTCCCGCTCGCCTGA
- a CDS encoding trans-sulfuration enzyme family protein encodes MSDESSHLDPNVPGNPAYHFTIVPPGTPARAGWAARAALVPAARLATKCVHAGVQPDSAYGAVMPPIYQTSTFAFREVCTNAGYDYTRSGNPTRAALEEAIAALEGGAGATCTSTGMSAILVALNLLPHGSHVLCTVDCYGGTFRTLEHAKAAYGLEVTYLDLADLDAVRAAFRENTRLVWIETPSNPLLRLTDIRAVSELARARGALTAVDNTFLSPVQQRPFEHGADLVVHSTTKYLNGHSDVVGGAVVAGPGRTALVQRIQSMNNLLGTSQSPHDCFLVLRGLKTLQLRMRAHEAGALRVAEHLAAHPAVAKVHYPGLPSHPQHALARAQQSGFGGMVSFELVNGTRARVDHLLTAVRWFTLAESLGGVESLIAHPASMTHASMTPEARRRAGITDSVIRLSIGIEDPEDLLADLDAALASLPG; translated from the coding sequence ATGTCCGACGAGAGCAGCCACCTCGACCCCAACGTCCCGGGGAACCCCGCCTACCACTTCACCATCGTCCCGCCCGGCACGCCGGCGCGGGCCGGCTGGGCGGCGCGCGCCGCGCTCGTGCCCGCCGCCCGCCTCGCCACGAAGTGCGTGCACGCCGGCGTCCAGCCCGACTCCGCCTACGGCGCGGTGATGCCGCCCATCTACCAGACCTCCACCTTCGCCTTCCGCGAGGTCTGCACCAACGCGGGCTACGACTACACGCGCAGCGGCAACCCGACCCGCGCCGCGCTGGAGGAGGCCATCGCCGCGCTCGAGGGCGGCGCCGGCGCCACCTGCACCAGCACCGGCATGAGCGCCATCCTGGTGGCGCTCAACCTCCTGCCCCACGGCAGCCACGTCCTCTGCACGGTGGACTGCTACGGCGGCACCTTCCGCACCCTCGAGCACGCCAAGGCGGCCTACGGCCTCGAGGTGACCTACCTCGACCTCGCCGACCTCGACGCGGTGCGCGCCGCGTTCCGGGAGAACACCCGCCTCGTCTGGATCGAGACCCCCTCGAACCCGCTCCTCCGGCTCACCGACATCCGGGCGGTCTCGGAGCTGGCGCGGGCGCGCGGCGCGCTCACCGCCGTGGACAACACCTTCCTCTCGCCGGTGCAGCAGCGCCCGTTCGAGCACGGCGCCGACCTCGTCGTCCACTCGACCACCAAGTACCTGAACGGCCACAGCGACGTGGTCGGCGGCGCGGTGGTGGCCGGGCCGGGCCGCACCGCGCTCGTGCAGCGGATCCAGAGCATGAACAACCTGCTCGGCACCTCGCAGAGCCCGCACGACTGCTTCCTCGTGCTGCGCGGCCTCAAGACGCTGCAGCTGCGCATGCGGGCCCACGAGGCCGGCGCGCTGCGCGTGGCCGAGCACCTCGCCGCCCACCCGGCGGTGGCCAAGGTCCACTACCCGGGGCTCCCCTCCCACCCGCAGCACGCGCTCGCCCGCGCCCAGCAGTCCGGCTTCGGCGGCATGGTGAGCTTCGAGCTCGTGAACGGCACCCGGGCGCGGGTGGATCACCTCCTCACGGCGGTGCGCTGGTTCACCCTCGCCGAGAGCCTCGGCGGCGTGGAGAGCCTCATCGCCCACCCGGCCTCGATGACGCACGCGTCGATGACCCCCGAGGCCCGCCGGCGCGCCGGCATCACCGACTCGGTGATCCGGCTCTCCATCGGCATCGAGGATCCCGAGGACCTCCTCGCCGACCTCGACGCGGCGCTGGCGTCGCTGCCGGGGTGA
- a CDS encoding small ribosomal subunit Rsm22 family protein yields the protein MATPAQDLARWIPRLLAVWRAGRRGGRPGPKPPPDRLAPDELKDVARAVERLSKGLTRERELAGARYMDEQHLLGAYLLFYWPTSYLQARGTLSELPHRPGAVLDLGSGPAPLAFAAWDAGASSVTACDRSAPALATARALAAAAHVPLTTKEWNPTRGRPLAELGTGRGFDTVTFGHVLNELFQGEGAALRRTALLEEACGLLRPGGSVLVVEPALRETSRHLLEVRDLAVERGYAVRAPCLFRGPCPARLKESDWCHAERAIEPPPLVAELARAAGLRKEAVKMSYLALAPKGEPWRAPPPTPAGARLFRIVSEPLPSKGRLRYMGCGPEGRLGLALQEKHVDERNRAFEGLLRGDVVEVTATEPSGDGLKLGPESEVRVVAPAGAPLPEGPGA from the coding sequence GTGGCCACGCCCGCCCAGGACCTCGCCCGCTGGATCCCCCGCCTGCTCGCCGTCTGGCGCGCCGGGCGGAGGGGCGGGCGCCCCGGCCCGAAGCCGCCCCCGGACCGGCTCGCGCCCGACGAGCTCAAGGACGTCGCCCGCGCCGTCGAGCGGCTCTCGAAGGGGCTCACCCGCGAGCGCGAGCTGGCCGGCGCGCGGTACATGGACGAGCAGCACCTGCTCGGCGCGTACCTGCTCTTCTACTGGCCGACCTCGTACCTCCAGGCGCGCGGGACCCTCTCCGAGCTGCCGCACCGGCCCGGCGCGGTGCTCGACCTCGGCAGCGGCCCGGCGCCGCTCGCCTTCGCCGCCTGGGACGCCGGCGCCTCGTCGGTCACCGCCTGCGACCGGAGCGCGCCGGCCCTCGCCACCGCCCGCGCGCTCGCGGCGGCGGCCCACGTCCCGCTCACCACGAAGGAGTGGAACCCGACGCGCGGCCGCCCGCTCGCGGAGCTCGGCACGGGGCGCGGCTTCGACACCGTCACCTTCGGCCACGTGCTGAACGAGCTGTTCCAGGGCGAGGGGGCCGCGCTGCGCCGGACCGCGCTGCTCGAGGAGGCCTGCGGGCTCCTCCGGCCGGGCGGCTCGGTGCTGGTCGTCGAGCCGGCGCTGCGCGAGACCTCGCGCCACCTGCTCGAGGTGCGCGACCTCGCGGTGGAGCGCGGGTACGCGGTGCGCGCCCCCTGCCTCTTCCGCGGCCCGTGCCCGGCGCGGCTGAAGGAGAGCGACTGGTGCCACGCCGAGCGCGCCATCGAGCCGCCGCCGCTCGTCGCCGAGCTCGCCCGCGCCGCCGGCCTGCGCAAGGAGGCGGTGAAGATGAGCTACCTCGCGCTCGCGCCCAAGGGCGAGCCGTGGCGCGCGCCGCCCCCGACGCCGGCCGGCGCCAGGCTCTTCCGCATCGTCTCCGAGCCGCTGCCGTCGAAGGGGCGGCTGCGCTACATGGGCTGCGGCCCGGAGGGCCGGCTCGGCCTCGCGCTGCAGGAGAAGCACGTCGACGAGCGGAACCGCGCCTTCGAGGGGCTCCTGCGCGGCGACGTGGTCGAGGTGACCGCGACCGAGCCCTCCGGCGACGGGCTCAAGCTCGGGCCGGAGTCGGAGGTCCGCGTGGTCGCTCCCGCGGGCGCGCCGCTGCCCGAGGGCCCCGGGGCGTAG
- a CDS encoding ABC transporter ATP-binding protein gives MIEVRGLQKHYRVHRRQAGAAAMVKSLFRRSYETVKAVNGIDFAVAPGERVGFLGPNGAGKTTTLKMLSGLLHPTAGEVKVAGFTPRHREVAFLKQVTLVMGQKQQLLWDLPPAETFALNRAVYDIPKREFEETVSELTQLLELQDLVGKPARQLSLGERMKCELAAALLHRPRVLFLDEPTIGLDVSMQSTVRSFVRAYNERYGATVLLTSHYMEDVAALCPRVIVIDRGRLIYDGDLRQLALRVRPDKRILVRLERPVPATELSRFGVVVSSDAAQAVVQVRAAEVSGAVSRILAGLPVSDLTVEDPPLEEVMSELFRSSREAAGS, from the coding sequence GTGATCGAGGTCCGCGGACTGCAGAAGCACTACCGGGTGCACCGGCGCCAGGCCGGCGCGGCGGCGATGGTGAAGTCGCTCTTCCGCCGCAGCTACGAGACGGTCAAGGCGGTCAACGGCATCGACTTCGCCGTCGCGCCGGGCGAGCGGGTCGGCTTCCTGGGACCCAACGGGGCGGGGAAGACCACCACCCTCAAGATGCTCTCGGGGCTCCTCCACCCGACCGCCGGCGAGGTGAAGGTGGCCGGCTTCACGCCGCGTCACCGAGAGGTCGCCTTCCTCAAGCAGGTCACGCTCGTGATGGGGCAGAAGCAGCAGCTCCTCTGGGACCTGCCGCCCGCCGAGACCTTCGCCCTCAACCGGGCGGTCTACGACATCCCCAAGCGCGAGTTCGAGGAGACGGTCTCCGAGCTCACGCAGCTCCTCGAGCTGCAGGACCTCGTCGGCAAGCCGGCCCGGCAGCTCTCGCTCGGCGAGCGGATGAAGTGCGAGCTCGCCGCCGCGCTCCTGCACCGCCCGCGGGTGCTCTTCCTCGACGAGCCGACCATCGGCCTCGACGTCTCGATGCAGTCCACGGTCCGCTCCTTCGTGCGGGCCTACAACGAGCGCTACGGCGCCACCGTGCTCCTCACCAGCCACTACATGGAGGACGTGGCGGCGCTCTGCCCGCGCGTGATCGTCATCGACCGCGGCCGGCTCATCTACGACGGCGACCTGCGCCAGCTCGCGCTGCGGGTCCGGCCCGACAAGCGGATCCTGGTGCGGCTCGAGCGGCCGGTGCCGGCGACCGAGCTGTCGCGCTTCGGCGTGGTGGTCTCCTCCGACGCGGCGCAGGCGGTGGTGCAGGTGCGCGCGGCGGAGGTGTCGGGCGCGGTGTCGCGGATCCTGGCCGGCCTGCCGGTCTCGGACCTCACCGTGGAGGACCCGCCGCTCGAGGAGGTCATGAGCGAGCTCTTCCGCAGCTCGCGCGAGGCCGCGGGGAGCTGA
- a CDS encoding chromosome partitioning protein ParB, translating into MAAKRRPVTKSGRPRARKGVKLSPTELAAPDLRLADPPPELEALSREVEGDGGAVLAAYREPLGGHPLLFCALPVEKVERTPFQRDVSDAHVRKLTLAMDRTRRYLDPIIAVREGGRYWTPNGGHRLTALKELGARAVLALLVPERRVAYQILALNIEKAHNLREKALEVVRMVRDLAGREPERKEEELALELEEPALVTLGFAYEERGRLSGGAYQPILKRVDGFLPSRLPEAIEERRRRAAVVLAFDDAVTGAVERLKERGMSSPYLKAFVVARVNPLRFMKGEPPGFDALFESMTRKVEKLDPGKIRPEDVARSGGAPAEAEV; encoded by the coding sequence ATGGCCGCGAAGAGGCGCCCCGTCACGAAGAGCGGAAGGCCCCGCGCCCGCAAGGGCGTGAAGCTCTCTCCCACCGAGCTCGCCGCGCCCGACCTGCGGCTCGCCGATCCGCCGCCGGAGCTCGAGGCCCTCTCGCGGGAGGTGGAGGGGGACGGGGGCGCGGTGCTCGCCGCCTACCGCGAGCCGCTCGGCGGCCACCCGCTCCTCTTCTGCGCGCTGCCGGTGGAGAAGGTGGAGCGCACGCCCTTCCAGCGCGACGTCTCCGACGCCCACGTGCGGAAGCTCACCCTCGCGATGGACCGGACGCGCCGCTACCTCGACCCCATCATCGCCGTGCGCGAGGGGGGCCGCTACTGGACGCCCAACGGCGGCCACCGGCTCACGGCGCTCAAGGAGCTCGGGGCGCGGGCGGTGCTGGCGCTCCTCGTGCCGGAGCGGCGGGTCGCCTACCAGATCCTGGCGCTCAACATCGAGAAGGCCCACAACCTGCGGGAGAAGGCGCTCGAGGTGGTGCGGATGGTGCGCGACCTCGCCGGGCGCGAGCCGGAGCGGAAGGAGGAGGAGCTCGCGCTCGAGCTCGAGGAGCCGGCGCTGGTGACGCTCGGCTTCGCCTACGAGGAGCGGGGCCGGCTCTCGGGCGGCGCCTACCAGCCCATCTTGAAGAGGGTGGACGGCTTCCTCCCCTCGAGGCTGCCGGAGGCGATCGAGGAGCGGCGGCGCCGGGCGGCGGTGGTGCTCGCCTTCGACGACGCGGTGACGGGCGCGGTGGAGCGGCTCAAGGAGCGCGGCATGAGCTCGCCCTACTTGAAGGCGTTCGTGGTGGCGCGGGTCAACCCGCTCCGGTTCATGAAGGGCGAGCCGCCGGGCTTCGACGCGCTCTTCGAGTCGATGACCAGGAAGGTGGAGAAGCTCGACCCCGGCAAGATCCGCCCCGAGGACGTGGCCCGGTCGGGCGGCGCTCCGGCCGAGGCGGAGGTCTGA
- the fadI gene encoding acetyl-CoA C-acyltransferase FadI, producing the protein MMNGKETRPGRRAAIVAGLRTPFLKAGGDFKDLSAVELGAIVVNELVARSGIDPSELDAVVFGQVIPSPLVSLIAREVVLRTELPRSVQAHTVSRACATSIQAATDAADQIALGHSDCAIAGGAESLSDAPIFASRHLAQALVNASRGKTLADKVKAFAGLGPKDLQPVPPALKEPTTGLTMGESAEKMAQVNGIRREEQDAFAYQSHRRAADAWASGKFDDEVMHVPVPPRYDRVPARDNIVRDDATPAALATLKPVFDRRYGTITAGNASPLTDGAAALLMMSEERARALGLRPLGYLRAYAYAALDPKDQLLQGPAFAAPVALERAGLTLQEMDLVDMHEAFAAQVLSNLKAFASRRFAEERLGRSQPLGEVDPAKLNVNGGSIALGHPFAATGARMITQTLRELRRRKGGHALLTVCAAGALGAAVVLDSAEA; encoded by the coding sequence ATGATGAACGGGAAAGAGACGAGGCCCGGGCGGAGGGCGGCCATCGTGGCCGGGCTGCGCACCCCCTTCCTCAAGGCGGGCGGCGACTTCAAGGACCTCTCCGCCGTCGAGCTCGGCGCCATCGTGGTGAACGAGCTCGTGGCGCGCAGCGGGATCGATCCCTCCGAGCTCGACGCCGTGGTCTTCGGGCAGGTGATCCCCTCGCCCCTCGTGTCGCTCATCGCGCGCGAGGTGGTGCTCCGGACCGAGCTGCCGCGCAGCGTGCAGGCGCACACCGTGTCGCGCGCCTGCGCCACCTCGATCCAGGCCGCCACCGACGCCGCCGACCAGATCGCGCTCGGCCACTCCGACTGCGCCATCGCCGGCGGGGCCGAGTCGCTCTCCGACGCCCCCATCTTCGCCTCGCGCCACCTGGCGCAGGCGCTCGTGAACGCCTCGCGCGGCAAGACGCTCGCCGACAAGGTGAAGGCCTTCGCCGGCCTCGGTCCCAAGGACCTGCAGCCGGTGCCGCCGGCGCTCAAGGAACCGACCACCGGCCTCACCATGGGCGAGAGCGCCGAGAAGATGGCGCAGGTGAACGGCATCCGGCGCGAGGAGCAGGACGCCTTCGCCTACCAGAGCCACCGCCGGGCCGCCGACGCCTGGGCGAGCGGCAAGTTCGACGACGAGGTGATGCACGTGCCGGTGCCGCCGCGCTACGACCGGGTGCCGGCGCGCGACAACATCGTCCGCGACGACGCCACCCCGGCCGCGCTCGCCACCCTGAAGCCGGTCTTCGACCGGCGCTACGGCACCATCACCGCGGGGAACGCCTCGCCGCTCACCGACGGCGCCGCCGCGCTCCTGATGATGTCGGAGGAGCGGGCGAGGGCCCTCGGGCTCAGGCCCCTCGGCTACCTGCGCGCCTACGCCTACGCCGCGCTCGACCCGAAGGACCAGCTGCTCCAGGGGCCGGCCTTCGCCGCCCCGGTGGCGCTCGAGCGGGCGGGGCTCACGCTCCAGGAGATGGACCTCGTGGACATGCACGAGGCCTTCGCCGCCCAGGTGCTCTCGAACCTCAAGGCCTTCGCCTCGCGGAGGTTCGCCGAGGAGCGGCTCGGGCGCTCGCAGCCGCTCGGCGAGGTCGATCCGGCGAAGCTCAACGTGAACGGCGGCTCCATCGCGCTCGGCCACCCCTTCGCCGCCACCGGCGCGCGCATGATCACCCAGACCCTGCGGGAGCTCCGGCGCCGCAAGGGCGGGCACGCGCTGCTCACCGTCTGCGCCGCGGGCGCGCTGGGCGCCGCGGTGGTCCTCGATTCCGCGGAGGCCTGA
- the fadJ gene encoding fatty acid oxidation complex subunit alpha FadJ: MPVPQRPESVQGAFQVEAEGVVAVVRFDLPGEPVNTLSPEVGAEFDAVLRRLERDETVRAVVLLSGKPDGFIAGAKIDLVQGARSAVEGEALARTAQAGFDRLERFRKPVVAAIHGACLGGGLEWALACHWRIASDDPRTRLGVPEVQLGLIPGAGGTQRLPRLVGIAAALDLILTGRPVKARKALRLGLVDEVVPPPLLRAHAVARAHELATGVLRREHPAGLKKLRKDGLQALQQAALEENPFGRELLFRQALKQVRAKSRGHYPAPEKAIEAVRQGYEKGFERGLEREAQLFGELAVSPVAKRLMELFFAQSALKKDSGVDDPTVKPRPVRRVGVLGGGLMGAGIAYVTTGAGLTVRLREKDDAGVGRALAGVRGVLEERVRRRAMDRLERDAQLRLLTATTGWEGFAKVDLLVEAVFEDLALKQQMLRAFEAVNPTGIFASNTSSIPIGEIAKASEHPESVLGMHYFSPVHKMPLLEVIVTPHTAPQVTATAVAVGKKQGKTVIVVNDGPGFYTSRILAPYVNEAAQLLVEGARVEDVDGALTDFGFPVGPIMLLDEVGVDVGHKVAKVLHAAFGERMGSPEALSALLDQGRLGRKAGKGFYTYGGKVKEVDPAAYDVLPGGRSRRSFDRNQIAERVVLQLVNEAVRCLGEGILRSPRDGDVGAVFGLGFPPFLGGPFRHADTLGAPALLESLKRLRDRYGERFEPAPLLAEYARLGRSFYEGR; encoded by the coding sequence ATGCCCGTCCCGCAGCGGCCCGAGTCGGTCCAGGGCGCGTTCCAGGTGGAGGCCGAGGGGGTGGTGGCGGTGGTCCGCTTCGACCTGCCCGGCGAGCCCGTCAACACCCTCTCGCCGGAGGTGGGCGCCGAGTTCGACGCCGTGCTCCGGCGGCTCGAGCGCGACGAGACCGTGCGCGCGGTGGTGCTCCTCTCCGGCAAGCCCGACGGCTTCATCGCCGGGGCGAAGATCGACCTCGTGCAGGGGGCGCGCAGCGCCGTGGAGGGCGAGGCCCTCGCGCGCACTGCGCAGGCCGGCTTCGACCGGCTGGAGCGCTTCCGCAAGCCGGTGGTGGCGGCCATCCACGGCGCCTGCCTCGGCGGCGGCCTGGAGTGGGCGCTCGCCTGTCACTGGCGCATCGCCAGCGACGATCCCAGGACGCGGCTCGGCGTGCCCGAGGTGCAGCTCGGCCTCATCCCCGGCGCCGGCGGCACGCAGCGGCTGCCGCGGCTCGTCGGCATCGCCGCCGCGCTCGACCTCATCCTCACCGGCCGGCCGGTGAAGGCGAGGAAGGCGCTCCGGCTCGGCCTCGTGGACGAGGTGGTCCCGCCGCCGCTCCTGCGCGCCCACGCGGTGGCGCGCGCGCACGAGCTCGCCACCGGCGTGCTCCGGCGCGAGCACCCGGCGGGCCTGAAGAAGCTGCGCAAGGACGGGCTCCAGGCGCTGCAGCAGGCGGCGCTGGAGGAGAACCCCTTCGGCCGCGAGCTGCTCTTCCGCCAGGCGCTGAAGCAGGTGCGGGCGAAGAGCCGCGGCCACTACCCGGCGCCGGAGAAGGCGATCGAGGCGGTGCGGCAGGGCTACGAGAAGGGGTTCGAGCGCGGCCTGGAGCGCGAGGCGCAGCTCTTCGGCGAGCTCGCGGTCTCGCCGGTGGCGAAGCGGCTCATGGAGCTCTTCTTCGCCCAGAGCGCGCTCAAGAAGGACTCGGGCGTGGACGACCCCACCGTGAAGCCGCGGCCGGTGCGGCGCGTGGGCGTGCTCGGCGGCGGCCTCATGGGCGCCGGCATCGCCTACGTCACCACCGGCGCCGGGCTCACGGTCCGGCTGCGCGAGAAGGACGACGCCGGCGTCGGGCGGGCGCTCGCCGGCGTCCGCGGCGTGCTCGAGGAGCGGGTGAGGCGGCGCGCCATGGACCGGCTGGAGCGCGACGCGCAGCTCCGGCTGCTCACCGCCACCACCGGCTGGGAGGGGTTCGCGAAGGTGGACCTGCTCGTGGAGGCGGTCTTCGAGGACCTCGCGCTCAAGCAGCAGATGCTCAGGGCCTTCGAGGCGGTGAACCCCACCGGCATCTTCGCGAGCAACACCTCGTCGATCCCCATCGGCGAGATCGCGAAGGCGTCCGAGCACCCGGAGAGCGTGCTCGGGATGCACTACTTCTCGCCGGTCCACAAGATGCCGCTGCTCGAGGTGATCGTCACGCCGCACACCGCGCCGCAGGTGACCGCCACCGCGGTCGCGGTCGGCAAGAAGCAGGGCAAGACCGTCATCGTGGTGAACGACGGGCCGGGCTTCTACACGAGCCGCATCCTGGCGCCGTACGTGAACGAGGCGGCGCAGCTGCTCGTCGAGGGGGCGCGGGTGGAGGACGTGGACGGCGCGCTCACCGACTTCGGCTTCCCGGTGGGGCCGATCATGCTCCTCGACGAGGTGGGCGTGGACGTCGGCCACAAGGTGGCGAAGGTGCTGCACGCCGCCTTCGGCGAGCGCATGGGCTCGCCCGAGGCGCTCTCGGCGCTCCTCGACCAGGGGCGGCTGGGGCGGAAGGCGGGGAAGGGCTTCTACACCTACGGCGGCAAGGTGAAGGAGGTCGATCCCGCCGCCTACGACGTCCTCCCCGGCGGCCGCTCGCGCCGGTCCTTCGACCGGAACCAGATCGCCGAGCGGGTGGTGCTGCAGCTCGTGAACGAGGCCGTCCGGTGTCTCGGCGAGGGGATCCTGCGCTCGCCGCGCGACGGCGACGTGGGGGCGGTGTTCGGGCTCGGGTTCCCGCCGTTCCTGGGCGGCCCGTTCCGCCACGCCGACACCCTCGGCGCGCCGGCGCTGCTCGAGAGCCTGAAGCGGCTGCGGGATCGGTACGGCGAGCGCTTCGAGCCGGCGCCGCTTCTCGCGGAGTACGCCCGGCTCGGGCGCAGCTTCTATGAGGGCCGCTGA